In one Populus nigra chromosome 12, ddPopNigr1.1, whole genome shotgun sequence genomic region, the following are encoded:
- the LOC133669605 gene encoding LOW QUALITY PROTEIN: ethylene-responsive transcription factor ERN1-like (The sequence of the model RefSeq protein was modified relative to this genomic sequence to represent the inferred CDS: substituted 1 base at 1 genomic stop codon) has product MEIHFQQQKQHKNASIPVSKASKFKGRGRPNSNSNKFVGVRQRNSGRWVAEIKDTTQKIRMWLGTFETAEEAARAYDEAACLLRGSNTRTNFITHVSLDSPLASRIRNLLNNKRRDKQQHSEEETAEASTPPTSTMTTTSTITTSSSSSSSGMSDNYSSSIHETDHLFDDAYKPDLSNCTEEFKLGCSQSDLSRGFGPLFDRFSYAQEVLDFPKGVVLPEASDSEFSEFDRMKVERQISASLYAINGVQEYMEAVYDPIEALWDLPPLXSLRNLVVLMNIESPFLSFLPLVLLSL; this is encoded by the coding sequence ATGGAAATTCATTTCCAGCAACAAAAGCAGCATAAAAATGCAAGCATTCCAGTTAGCAAAGCAAGCAAATTCAAGGGGAGAGGTAGGCCAAACAGCAACAGTAACAAGTTTGTTGGTGTTAGGCAAAGAAATTCTGGTAGATGGGTGGCTGAGATCAAAGACACAACACAAAAGATAAGGATGTGGCTAGGAACCTTTGAGACAGCTGAAGAAGCTGCACGAGCTTACGATGAAGCTGCTTGCCTGCTTCGTGGATCCAACACCCGAACCAACTTCATCACTCATGTGTCCTTGGATTCTCCTCTTGCTTCCCGGATTCGAAATCTCCTCAACAACAAAAGGAGAGACAAACAACAACATAGTGAAGAAGAAACTGCGGAAGCCTCTACTCCACCAACTAGTACCATGACTACCACTAGTACTATCACcactagcagcagcagcagcagttcTGGCATGAGTGATAATTACTCCAGTTCAATTCATGAAACGGATCACTTGTTTGATGATGCATATAAACCGGATTTGAGCAATTGCACTGAGGAATTCAAGCTGGGTTGTTCTCAGTCTGATCTTTCACGGGGTTTTGGACCTTTATTCGATCGGTTTTCATATGCACAGGAAGTACTGGATTTTCCAAAAGGTGTGGTACTTCCCGAGGCAAGTGACTCGGAATTCTCAGAATTTGATAGGATGAAGGTGGAGAGACAGATATCAGCATCTCTATACGCAATTAATGGGGTTCAAGAGTACATGGAGGCTGTCTATGATCCTATTGAAGCTTTATGGGATCTTCCACCACTATAATCATTGCGGAATTTGGTGGTTTTAATGAACATAGAATCCCCTTTTCTTTCGTTTCTTCCCCTAGTTCTGCTTTCACTTTAG